The Bactrocera dorsalis isolate Fly_Bdor chromosome 2, ASM2337382v1, whole genome shotgun sequence region ttcACAGTTTACATGTGGATTAAATGGGTTTTAAACACGATGTTCAACTTATGTGTGCTACCAAtgttttttacagaaaaaatcaATTGAATGAAACACCTTGATTCAatctttttcaatttaattttttttgcttgcgCCGCGTTCATACAATTGTTGTAAAAAAAGCTGATATAAGTGGTTTCTGATGACCTGATTTAATTTGACGATTCTACCATTCAAAAAAATTGGCAGCGCCCGCAACGAGTACTCGTAATAGTCCAAAACGCCAAATCTCAACCATTGCTGGAAAAGCTTTTGATGAGTCAACTAACTTGTATGAGGTCATGCATTAGCCTGAGGGAACACCAAACCTTTTTTATTGATCAATACTGGTGGCTTCTGTTTGAGAGCAATACTCAATTTGTCCAGCTGATCAAAAAACTTTGGCATTAATGATGGTATTCTAGGGGAAAAGCTCAAAGTAAACGATCCTTTTGAGATCACGCCAATATATCCATTCTTTGGTGACTATTCGAAGTGGTTTGATCTTGTTCATCTTTCTCATACTATGGTCTCTTGTGCTTTATATTCGTCTAAGCAACCTAACTTTCGTGACCAGTAACAATGCGTTTCAAAAACGTACATATTACTTCCTTGACGTATGTATGTTGAGCTAATCACTGTCGTTAACGCGACAAAAGAAATTTACTAAAGCTTCTCTCTCTCGAGTTGTTATTTGACGATTTGCTTCGACCATTGACTTTATTTTATCCACAACGGTTTCAGGACCCCTTCCCGGCCGCGGTGTATTCAAGGTCGAAATTGCCGGAACGAGATGTTGCAAAGCTTATGGGTATATTagtataaaattatacaaaaattaatgattggTTATACAGCGGTTATACATCGGTTATGCATCGGTTATACATCGGTTATACAtcggttatatatcggttatatcaTACTTTATGGGTATATGCATATAGTTTTTCTGAAACTGCTTTTATGAGCACTTTGTAAGGTCTATTAAACGAATAATTTACTACATCACTAAAATGGTTTTTACTGGCTGTGAATCCTCCACTTATGCATGTTGTTAAATCACAGCCAAAACAAACAATTCATATAGCCATTAAAGACTACAAGCGAACCAGTTAGAACTTGGAATGGAAGCAGTTCAAGCTTTACCAACACatctatgatttttattatttttcctcaaCACAAAACCACAGAAATTCGCTTAAGTAGGGTTAAATACGAGTAGAACTACTTTTGCTGTAACCGAAAGCAAAGTTCCGTTATAACTTGCTCAATCATTCGCACAATCTCACTCCCACGCGTTATTCACATCTATAGAGTTAAAGACTTCTTTCCTTTGCATTTCCacttttgctttatttactCATCTTTCTCTGCGCTTTActcttttcatttaatttattcctgGGAGTGTCCGCTCATGTTCAAATGGTAATCAATTATTGTAGTTAATTTCCGCACGTCGCATTCATCGTATCTCACATATAAACACCCGCTTAACTGTTAGCTAAGAATATGTAACGGTATTATGCATGAGTTGAAGCTGTGGACATTCAAGTGtatatttttagtgaaaatttatttaaacgtCCGTACGCACGTACAAAAACTAACCCATTTCTAGTTCAATACTTTCTAATAAGAAAGGCAAAGAGCGtagtaaatatagaaaaataacgGAACTAAAGAGCGATTGAAAAGCGCTCGGAAACGGAATAAAAGACACAGTGGTTAAATTTCAGACAGTAAAGCTTGCGGTTTCAATGACCTTTGGCTTCAATGAAGCAATATAAGTTAGCGTCAGTTGAGGTTAGCCTGTTTTGATGTATCAAGTTAGTGTGCTAAGACTCTGATGATCTTTGCAAAACCACTTAAAATAGGTTAGATAGGAAAAGAAGGCGGAGAAGGGACGAAAGGAAGGGATGTTTTTGTTATAACGAAAGAAAGTAACTTATTTTGAAAATCGCGGCAGAGTACATATCCAACGACTAAATAAAAATCTGGATCCGTTCCTGTCACGTTGACATGTGATAACGTTTCTAAATCTTGACTAAAAGCTATATTAGAGATGTTTTCACCCTAATCGAGCTTTTGTTAATGTGTCCTTTTCATTACGGATGCTTTTTGCATGACGGGTCCCAAACCAAGCGCACAATCCtggggagggatggttcgctttctcactttagctcgcttcaAAGGATTGTTCTTTGGCTACCTGAAGGATACCTTGTCTAAGATCGGAAATCGAGAGCTCTTTGAGCCATacgtatataaaataatcgttttgaCCACTTATTTTAGCTCCTACAAGTCATGTGATCTTCTTTACGACATTTGAGCCACCATGTGAGAGTCCCTCTACTATTAGTCTCTGAGCAGCTGGTCGTAGGTTATTTTCTGTTAGTTCCTTAGGTCTAATCTTTTTAAGAGCTTAATGGATATGCGTTATAAGCAAGTCTCTTTCCTGCTACCGAACATCTTTGTAGCGATATAGGTTGGTTAACCCCGATTTCTCTTTATAAGTAAAGGGTAAATTTCGGCGAAAAGCCGAGATTTTAGTACTTATGAAGCAAACTTTGCCACTTTAGCGTGATCTTAGCTATGATCCAATGTCATATAACTTTTTCGTCATTCCGCCAAATCATCAAGGACCTGCACTGTACCACTGCAACGTCAAAATACTAGGCTGCCTCTGTTCGCTTTAGCTAAAAGTTAAGCGAATCCGAGTGCAATGCTTGCGAGTTTGCTAGGCGTCGAGTTACGCTAACTGACGAGTTAACTTTCCTCTTTCATTTCCATTTGGTTTAAAAGAGAAACGGAACTACAGGCTGgctgtacatatttaaaaacgTACACCTCCCCGCATTTAACTCCCCGCTTTCAGTTCATGTTTAACTGACTGACCAAAATTGATAGTCGAGTTGAAGTTGTGTACAATAATTGACTGCGGCAGAGGTCAAACCGAACTGCACAATGCGGTTTATCACAAAGTTTACTCGGCCGCAAGTGGCTAACTGGCCAAAGCACACACAAAGTTGCATACAAAAACTTCGACGAAGCACACAGCTATTCAGACAGGAGCTTGTGTCTGCCTACAAATTTAATCTCACATActaatttagtttattattaaCAAACAAGTTGTACTAacctatagtatatatatatgttatactaACCCATACTATACATGTTGTACTAACCTATAGTATACATGTTAGTATATCTACTTTGTATACTCATATTTACACAAGCGGCAAGTAAATAGCCACAGAACTGACCACCAACAAAACTTTTTATCTCCAACTTCtcgattcttttttatttcctattgttgtattttttgtcaTTACTAGATTGGCCTTTTGCGTGGTGGTCGCATGCTTGCCGAGGAGGCGCCCACATTTTTGCGCCAACAATACAATGCCAGCTCATTGGAGGAAGTCTTTCTGAAGTTGTCTGTTCTGCAGAATATGGGACGACGGCGCCGTTCGTCGATTGCACAGGAAATCGTCGAACAAGTGCAAGTGCCAGCCATTTCGAATCCGGCTTTGGATATGTCTGATGAGCATAATACCGCCGATATATCGGGTGAATTCGGTGATAATATCTCGATGAATTCAGCAATACGTGATCCGATTACGGCCGCTGAGATGCCCGCTTCACCGCTGCCAAACGATAAGGAGCCACCAGCAACGTTAATGCAATATTTGGATGTGATAAGCTCGCATCATATGCGCGCCTTGGTGTGGAAGAACTATCTGTGGATGTTGCGTAATGTGGGGTGAGTTAAAGAATAAACCTTTAAGCCCTTTATTCTAAACTAAGTGATAGGAAAAACTGCAATTTGCAATACTTCTTTATGCTTTAAACAAATTGAAACGCGCTGAGTAATATCTTACGAATATGACTCATTTGACCAAACCAAGAACCCATGTGagtcataatattattaaattttattttttctcgtaCAGCATAATGATGTTCATAGTCGCCTTGCCGGTTGTGCAAATTATACTCTTCTGTTATGCTATTGGTCACGATCCCACCGGTCTCAAGTTGGCAGTGGCCAATGGTGAGCTCTCCGAACAAATGGCAATCGATCAATTTTGTCCAGTTTTTCCGGGTTGCAATCAAACGTATTTGAGTTGCCGCTATCTGGATATGCTGAAGAAGAATAAGAGTATGGAAGTGGTGAGTTGCTGGGCACATATTACATTCCATTTGATAAACTGAGACGTTTTGCctttttacagaaatttttccaaaacgaGGAGGCAGCCAATGCTGAGGTACGACGCGGCAATGCATGGGGTTCATTGGTTTTCGATAAGAACTATACGAACTCATTGAATGAGCGTGTTGAAAGCGGACGTTATGCCGATAATGCTACCATCGACTCTTCGGATGTTAATGTGCGCTTGGATATGTCAAGTAAGTGTTGCAtctattttcttaataattagGACTGACTAACTTTTCGTACGCTCTTCATTCTCCTTATAGATCAACAAATCTCCACGCTGCTCTATCGTGATCTACAATATACGTTCTTCGATTTCGTCGAAGACATACTGCGTGATTGCGAACTGAATCCGAAAATTGGCCGCATACCCGTTGACTGGGAGAGGCCGATCTATGGCACGCGCAATCCGAATTTCACCGATTTCGCTGCACCCGGCGTCATATTAACCATCATATTCTTCCTCTCCGTAGCAATCACATCGGGTGCCATGCTGATCGAACGTAACGAGGGCATGTTGGAACGTTGCTTGGTGGCCGGCATCACAGGACCCGAAATACTCTTCTCACAAGTACTCTCACAATTCACCGTCGTCATATTACAAATGACCTTCGTGCTAATTGTCGGCTTCGGTTTCTTCGATCTCACCAACGAGGGCAGCATGTGGCTGGTGATTGCGCTCTGCCTGCTCAACGGCTTGTGTGGCATGTGTTTCGGTTTCGTCATTGCCTGTGCCGTGGACACGGAGCGCACGGCTACTTACGTGGCAATGGGCTCCTTCTTGCCAATCGTTATGTTGTGCGGCATCATTTGGCCCATTGAGGGCATGTATCCAGCATTGCAGTTCATCACCGTATTCTTGCCGTTAACCAAACCCACGGAGTGTCTACGTTCGATATTGCAACGTGGTTGGGGTTTCTCGGAACCATCCGTACATAACGGTTTCATCTCGATATCGCTCTGGGTGTTGGTCTTTTTGGTGTTGAGCATATTATTCCTCAAATTTAAGAAGGGTTAAAGAAGTGTGCGGCCTTAGCAGGGTGTATGTGGATGTGGAGAGCGTGCGAGTGAGAGCGGTAGAGAGTGTGCGAGGAAGAGCGCGTGGCATTCTACGTGTGTTTGTGGCGTGTGAGTGCGTTGTAAGAGCGTGTCTTAGCGCACGTGGTCGCGTTTTGCGGCATTTTTTGGTTACAGGGTGGTAAAGTGTTAATCAAATTATTTAAGTTAGCGAACTAGCATAGTTCTTCTTGTGTTgtgttaacttttttcttctcgtaatatatgtttgtatgtacttttatatatgtaggtgCAGTTAGCAGTTTTATAacagttattttatttggattttatttactgtagCAAACTTGCTCACCCCTGGCGCTCAATATTGGCTGTGGATGCAGCGGTAATGAgcgtttttatataaaatatttttttatattttttttattttaaatttaaattctttataattaaccttttttcaatttcgtcgaaatttttaatttaatttcctcTACTGTTAGCTCGTTTTGTATATAGTTTTAAGGCTAAAGGATTttattatactaaatatataaaaaaaataattattattttcatgtgGGTTAAGTATGATAATAgaaaaactgcaaaaacaacaagaacaacaacaaaaaaatacgaaaaagcaaaaactaaatatttgtatgtcgATTTGCTTGTACTTCACTTGTATACAAGCggcaatatttgtatttgtctgtctgtatgtatgtcggCATCTGTTTTGTAGCCGTaatttatgcaataaaaattatacacacAACACTGATAACGGTTTATTTATTGTGCGCGACATTGCTGTCACAACGCCGGTCACAATGCAAGGGCGTGGCAGCGGCAAGTTGCCTTTAATTATACAAATTATGCTGATTTAATGGACGGCAACATGTTTGTTTATTGTAAGCTGatctataaaaataataaaatctctGTACACATCATTTtctatacacaatttttttgtttatttgcataaaattgttcatatgatttaattgatttattttttttttgttggtcgGAAAGGAAGCGTTTATGCCGGACAATTTACGATTATTTGCTCATAATGTCAGGCTAATTGTTGAGATAAATTATTGacatttaattgcttttttatagttcaatttaatatttaaggaAGATATTTATGGATAATTTGGCTTTTTGAGAACACAAAAATGCAACACTGTGCTTGCTTCAAACCAGTAGTGATGGCAGtactacaaaaacaaaggaatatttataaaattaactgAAAGCTCGATTTTGGGTAGGTAGAGTGGCTGATTGAAGAGGCACTTAGGCCTTCAGGAGACCCATTTTGTAAGCAACGTGGCTAAAATACCTTCACTATATTGTGTCGTTACCGAACCAATTCGTACTTTTGATGAAGCTCTTCTGTAAAAAATCTGCACAATCTCCGAAACCCAAGGTGGAATTTCACTTTCCTCTTTTATGGATTCTGATCGTTAGCGACTTACTTACAAAACTCGAGGATCGTGGCTGccgggtgattgcctatgcgGAAGATGTAGCACTTACGGTCAAAGGAAAGTTACTGAGTTCCGTGTACGAGTTAACGCAAGGGTATCTCAgcatcgtaacaaattgggTAGTCGGAAGTGGTCTCGCCATCAACACAAATAAAACCGAGATAGTTTTATACACTAGAAGATATACGATCCCGCTGTCACCGCTACCGAAAATGGAAGACATCCGTttgcaaccggcggatacagtgagTCTATGGTTTATCCTGcataggaagctttcatggaagccaaATATCGAAGAGAGAGAGGAAAAAGCATCGATTGtcttatactgctgtagaggagccattggcaaaaggtgtggtctctcaccgaaagtgatCCTTCAGCTCTACGGCACCATAGTCAAGCCATATATGTTATACGGAGTCATTTTTTGGTGAAGGACTCTAGAAAacaccacacttgcaaagaaattCGAAAGCGTTCAAGTGACATCGCTCATCAACATGTATGGTGCACTAAGGTACACTTCAACTATGACAATTAACGCAATTTTGCATATAGTGCCCGTAGACAACGTCGGAAGATGTATCATTGCGAAAGTTGCTTTCAAACTCAAAGAATCTTGGTTTCTAAAAGAGCATAGTGAACTCGGATCCTGAACActcgaaaatcctgatacacTTTAACATCGTACCGGATCATGTGGATCacggagtcgccaaaccgagcCCCAGCGGCTCTTTCTCTGCCTATATACCGGCGTGGCAATTGTAGCTAGTAAGCTTCTTTATGAATGGGTCAAAGTATGGGGGAgaggtttactgtcaggagctctctgtCAACTCCAGCGTCAGACTTCTTGACTGTTGCATTGTTTTCCAATCTGATGCTGCCGCTATTAAGGtagcagcctccttcagagaaatTACCATCCACTCAGGTAGCTGGGCGGCAATTTTAGCCTTGAACTTGtgaacagtgcgttcagggttagTCAAAGAGTGAGAAACCTTTCTAACTATAGCAAAGAGTGTCTTTGGCATTAAGCTGGTAaaggtgccaggccacagcggcatcgcaggaaattgtaaagctgtaaggctgggaatctgCCCAGACACTATCTGCAGATATTGGTTGgaggaagatgaggtggaaacaactcaatgCTTCCTTCTTGGCTGTCCCGCATTTGGGAGGTCAACACTTAATCACTTGGGAGCGCACACCTTCAGACATGAGTGGAAATGATACGCCTAAGCAAATTTATATTGGGTACGAAGCATTGTGCTAGTTCATAAGTTCATAAAGCAGTTCACGAGCGATCTTCGATCAGCcatctaatctaacctaaccacCGAAGCATCGTCAAGAAAGCCTCGATAGTTGCAATTATTTACGTTCACAAAGCTTTGAATTCACTCAGAATAGTTTAGTAGTCTCATCTTCTCCTATCTGCTGATAACTTCTACAATAGTCTTTATATGGTATTCTTAGTAGACAGGCAGATCCACCAACTAGACATTAACCTTTTAGCACTCCTACTAGAATTCTTAAGTTATTCCTTGCGAATGTTAATAGTCGGCATGAGAAGCTCATACTTCAATCATTCCGTTGACTCCACCTAGGCTCagctatatttataaaatgtctGTCGTTTAGAAATCTACAACTAGACAGAGGCACACAAATTTCCCCTTTTCTGTAGTCGCATTATGGGGTGAAGACTAATTGTGTGGCTAGTTCATTATAAAAACTAATCTTTGACAGAACTTAAAAGAATTTAGTGAATTCAAAGCTGCTTACCTAtccacacatataaatatattccttgTTTTTAAACATAGTCTTTGGCAGAACAAGAATGTTTTCTTTAGTTGCTGTGATCTCCGTTTGGAAGCCATTCCCGTGATCTGGAAGATTACTTTGATAACTAATTTTACTGAAAAGACATCATCTCCCCACGGTTATCTGGTTTGGACCCTTCCGTATAAATGCTTACCCCTGCACCTCTGTCCACCTCGCGCTTTTCCACAGCAGTTAGtgtattaactttttaataatgaGGTGCTACGCCGCAGTGTGGTTTTAATAGAGTCAAGAGGGCTctggtttattattatttttaatttatgaccCATGTAAAGATTTCTGAGATTAATTTTCAAGCTTCAGGCATTCTGCTAATGGAAGGCAATCTTATCTTCAATGAAAAATTGGCTTCAGtgtctttaaaatatatttctcatAATCATTTCTTCAAGAACTCAAAccatacttaaaaaattttgtaaactcgTTCACATCTTATGATAGAATACACTGAATTGATGAATGCCATTTAATTACGAATTACCTTTTTACTCACTATTGTTCGACAAGGAGTTCCTCTTGTCCTTGTAATCAGTAAAAGCGAACGTGAACCCATAAGTCGGCGACTACACATTCCTGTGCCAATTTACAAAAccatttcaaaaatcaaaatatttataccgAAAAACATGTGTCAAACGCTCAACAGCATATCGAACCGTCGTTTGCCATCATTGACATGAAGCTGTTCTGCAATATGTATCCCTGAGCGCTTTTAACcacaaataaatcaaaatcttTTCAAAACTGACCAAGTAGTTAGTCTGGTTATCAACTTTTTGAAATGCGGTTTCCTATTTGCATAAGATAATTGTGATTTCGGCACACTCGTGATCAATGAGTGAACGAGTGAAGACTTAACTACTCACACCAGAGTGCTATGAACataattaagtatatatatgtatgtgtgtatttagaAGTGAACGTGTCTGCTACAAACATCGGTTAAAAGCAGCCAACACAACAGTTAAGCAGTCAGTGTGGCTCCAACTGATTTGCCGGATTTGTCAGATTTGAAAATTCTCAGACACATTTCCAATTGAAGTTGTACCACCTTTTGACTTTAACCAATATTGGTTAACAAAGTTAGCTGCTGTGGCAATGTAAGAAATTCAGAAAGttgaaaataagtttattaCAGCCAAATGCTGCATTTCCGATTTGCAccaacacaaaacaaaaaaaaaaacaaaaaaatgctgaaaagtTGACAGCCCAAAGCCACTTAGTCCAGTTCACTTACATCCAACTCATTGTGGGGAAAGTAACAAAAATGCTGTTAAAATTCGTTATGCGCAAGTCGGAAtcaatgaatatatgtatgtgaaatacTTAAGTACCCAGTAGGAAAGCTGCGGCATTGTAGCCAGAGAGATaggcatttttgttgttttgtgtttttttttttggtttatggatGTGTGTGGAACCAAGTGGAGAGGGTACTCTGATAatgttcaaagaaaattgagGTTGATTACAGATCGTATATCTCGCGCTCACTGCGTCGCCGTCGCAGAATCAATGAGACTTCATTAAACGACAAAAGAGCGAATGGAGAGAGACACATTCGCTGTCATCCAACCGTTACTTTCATTTCAGCCATGTTGAACTCGAATATGAAGAAAGAAGATAGCTCTATAATTTTTAGTCGTGAGTTCTTCTGTGCTTAGGAGTGGCCCTGAATTTGTGGACACAAAAATAGTGCAACAAACCTCAAACCTCTTTCCAAGGTCCAAGTTCCAAGGTTAGTTTAAGTAAATAGGCTAATTTACCCAGAGGTCACGAATAATCAAACTTGGATAGCTAGAGACGTCGATCATTGAGATATCCAAAATTCTTGGATACGGATCAGAAAGACCGTCGCATATAAACCAAACCCCTGGAACGTGCCACTAATTTATTGAAACGGCTAATATCAATTCCAGCGAATCCGCTTGCTTTGTAAAAAGTATGACAACTAAGATGTTTCAAACTTAGACCGACGAAAGCTGGACAGTGAAGGCGAAAGTATTTAGATTTGTCCAACTCATCTTCTTTTGACAAATTGTGTCCTCCAAAATCTTTAGCCTCACCGCGAGAGTACCAATGCTTCAGTATCCAGATGGGACACCTATCATTGCAGCGATATGAGGATAGCTAAGTGCTAGCagttcaatatatgtatatattttgcgtTCCTCACCGGGTCTGAAAGCTTTTGTAATACCACTGGTGCTGGTTGCTGCCCCACGTCAGCTGAGCTTCAACGAGCTGAGCTTTGTCAAAATGAAATCTTAAACAGCTCGAATGAGTACAAAGCCTACCGGTACTTTTACTAGTGTCGTGTAGTTCGAATAATCAATACAAAAATACCTTCCGTCCACATTCAACAGGTTTGCGTGTTCCAATACCATATCTTTGTTTGCGATGGTTTCAATTTTCTACGAACATGAagatccaaaattattttcttgtatCGATTCTTTAGTAAAGCCATGTCACTGTTCTGAAAATTTTCGG contains the following coding sequences:
- the LOC105222998 gene encoding ABC transporter G family member 20; translation: MDAETEGLPPNNTIVEVTSTETDLATRRRLFKTQPSTLAARRQQAVCVRRAHKMYGNSKNPNVVLDGLNMTVPKGCIYGLLGASGCGKTTLLSCIVGRRRLNSGEIWVLGGRPGSRGSGVPGPRIGYMPQEVALYGEFTLRETLIYFGTIAAMARSDIDDRTEFLLKFLNLPNGSRQVKNLSGGQQRRMSLAVVLLHEPELLILDEPTVGVDPVLRQSIWDHLVDITKTGNTTVIITTHYIDECAQAHVIGLLRGGRMLAEEAPTFLRQQYNASSLEEVFLKLSVLQNMGRRRRSSIAQEIVEQVQVPAISNPALDMSDEHNTADISGEFGDNISMNSAIRDPITAAEMPASPLPNDKEPPATLMQYLDVISSHHMRALVWKNYLWMLRNVGIMMFIVALPVVQIILFCYAIGHDPTGLKLAVANGELSEQMAIDQFCPVFPGCNQTYLSCRYLDMLKKNKSMEVKFFQNEEAANAEVRRGNAWGSLVFDKNYTNSLNERVESGRYADNATIDSSDVNVRLDMSNQQISTLLYRDLQYTFFDFVEDILRDCELNPKIGRIPVDWERPIYGTRNPNFTDFAAPGVILTIIFFLSVAITSGAMLIERNEGMLERCLVAGITGPEILFSQVLSQFTVVILQMTFVLIVGFGFFDLTNEGSMWLVIALCLLNGLCGMCFGFVIACAVDTERTATYVAMGSFLPIVMLCGIIWPIEGMYPALQFITVFLPLTKPTECLRSILQRGWGFSEPSVHNGFISISLWVLVFLVLSILFLKFKKG